In the genome of Terriglobia bacterium, the window GAAATCTCCCATCGGTAAAGTCCCACCAGCACAGCGACGATCACCACCAGCTCCATAATGTCCCGAATGAAAAGGAATGGGCCGCCCATCCCCGAAGGCGAAAATCCGGGGATAAAAAAATGTGGAGAAAAGGCCCGCCCGAACATGGTGAGAATTTGCACACCGAGAATGACAAATCCCCAGAAGATGAAGAAATGCATCCAGCCCGCGGGCTGCTCCCCCACCAGAAATTTCTTCTGGCCGAACGCGTAGAGCAACACCGCCTTGATCCGCCGGCCGGGTTGGTCCAAGCGGTCGGATGGACGAGCAGCCATCAGCAGCCGAATGCGGTAGTATACGGTGCGCAAGAAGTATCCCACCGCAATCACTACTACCACGGCAAAGATTAGAGCGGTCATCACGCGGGTCCTTTCCCCCCTTTTCTTGAGTCAGATTGTCGTCGAAAGATGGGCCCGTGCCCTCAAGCGCAGAGGTTTGTAGCAAAGGACGATGGGGCTGGCAGAGCGTCCCTGAGATTTGCGAATCCTGTTCCTCGCCGCGTCGGCCTTTTTCAAGGGATCAGGAAAGCCTCTGCCCTTGAACGAGCTCAGTCCATCCCCTCACCCGGCATCTTCACGTCCACCTTCTGCCTCCCGTGCCCGCGGTCAGTGCACCAATAGTCGTACATCCGATCCGGCACGTGTTTCAAAAACCAGTAAACCACGCGCATGGGCGCAGGAAAGATGTAGCGCTTCTTCCGCATTTCGATGGCCTGAGCAATGCGACGTGCCGCGGGTTCGGCATCCATCAACCAGGGCATGGATCGAACCTGGGCCGTCATTGGCGTCCTGATGAAACCCGGATGAACAGAAATAACGTCAATGCCGCCGCCGGCCAACTCTCCTCGAATGGCTTCAAGATACATGGCCAGGGCGGCCTTCGAAGTGCAGTAAGCGGCGCTGCGGGGAAAGCCGCGGGCCGCTGCCACCGAACTCATGCCCACCAGCTGTCCGGCCTGCTGGTGCTTTAAGAAGTAATTCTTTGCGATTTCCAATGTGTGGATTGCACCCAAGACATTCACCGACAGGGTTTCTCGGGCAAGCTCCCATTGGTGGGAACTGAAAGCACTCTTTCTCTCTCCAATGCCACTATTGGCAATGACGATGTCCAAGCCGCCGAGTCCAAGAGTCAGTGCTTCCATTGCCGCTTCAAGCTCGTCTTCTTTTCGAACGTCCGCCGGCTGGCAGCAGAAGATCTGACGGGGAAAGCGGGTCCGAAGTTCTTGGCAAAGCCTTTGAAGCTCCGGCTCCCGTCGGGCCAGGGTTCCCACGTGCGCACCGCGTTGGGCGAACTCCCGGACCAGCGCAGCTCCGATTCCGGAGGTCCCTCCCGTGATGATGATCCGTTTACCCGCGGATCGGTGCATGAATCCCTTTCCAATGGGCGCTTTATTCCCCCCTCACTCCCGGGGGCCGTCAAACCCTGAATCACCGAGGATAGTGGTGAATGATAACAGATGGGCTGGAGCCCGTCGGCAAGAAAAAGGGAGAAAAAAGGAGGCGGCCGGCGAGCACGACAGCCCGTCCCGGCCGTGGAAAATAAGCAGCCCCGAAGACACAGCCTCTCAAACCCCGTCATTTGCGAATGAGTGTGAACACAGGGCAAGGGGCGTGCCGCACCACCCGGAGTGTCGTCGTGCCCACAATGGTGGAATCAAAAAATTTCCGGTGTTGGGCGCCAAGAACAATCAGATCGATCTTTTCTTCCTCGGCAAAGGACACAATCCTCTCAGCTCCTTCTCCCTTAATCACAAATTCTTGAATTTCACATTTCTTGCGGATTTCAGGAGGAACCCAGGCCTGCAGACGAGTCATTTCATCAGCCTCGTTGCAGGGCTCTTCAAAAGGCTCGATGGCCCGCAGGACCGACACCGTCGCCCCGAAGCACTCGGCAATACGTCCTGCCGATACCAGGGCCATCCTGGATACCACTGAAAAATTGATGGGTACAAGGATATTTCGAATGGCCGCCGGAGTTTTAGTCTTCTCCTTCTTCAGGCGAACGGTGAGCACCGGACAGCCCGATTCCCGTAAGACGCGTTCCGCCACCGATCCCAACAACATGCGGGTCTCACCTCCCTGCCCATGAGTCCCCATAACGATCAAGTCAACCGTACGCAGTCCCGCCGTCTCTACAATGGCGTTGACCGGCGGGGATTCGACGACGATCAACTCGATTCCTGTTGGGGCTTCCCCGAGTTGCTTTTCAACAAAGGAAGCCAGGTACTGCTCGGTCGAGCGCTTGGATTCGTTCCAAGCCTCTGCAAGCTGGTCAATCTGTGGACCCGTCAGTTGCGGGGGAGGCAAAAAGGGATTTGCAAACAAAATCAAGAGATCGCCTCCTGAACACTTCCTGAAATCCACAGCGTACTTCAAGGCCAGGGCAGATAGATCACTGAAATCCACCGGGCAGAGAATTGTCCTCAGTCCGAACGGCGACATGGCTAGTTTCCTTCCCGATTAGCTTGCTGATGTAAAGAACTGAACTGGGGCGAACGCCAGTTCAGGGGCGCCAGGTCTTGATTTGTCCGCCCGGTCAGCCCAGAGGTGTGGGTTTCTGTTCATTTCCCGAGAGATCCCGCCTCGGCGGAACCGCTGTTTCGGTACGTCCGACCCGGAACCAACGGGTCGTCCACGAGTGGCGCCAAATGAATGCGAAAAGAAACAAAAAATTACTTGTTTACCGCCTTTCATCCGTTATTCTGCTCCGACGGAGAAGAATAATCAAGGAAGTAAACCTGCGGAGGCCCAGTCACATCAAACAAACAGATTTGAAAGGGAAAAGACACGCGGTGTGGCTGAGTCTAGGCCATAAGCTGGCATGTGAAGGTACCGGGTCGACTTCGCCATGGCTTCGAAAAGGTGTGATTGAATACATCCTCGGATGAGGAGATGTCGTGTATAATGGCGGGTTGGAAAGGCGGCTAAGTATCCTCCTATTCAAAGGTTCTGATTATCCTGTGACAAAGGGCAAATTGATGAAATTAGATTCCACCCTTCGAAGTATTGCCGTCGTCTTGTGCATCCTGCTCTCTTCGCTTTCCCTCGTGGCCCAATCCCCGGTTGTGCCTAAGTATGGATCCATATCCGGCACCTTGATCGACGCGAACTCCAAACCGGTGATTGACGCCAAGGTGGAAGTCTCGCAAGACCAGTTTGCAAGCGTCTTCAAGTCGCTCAACTCCAACGAAAAAGGGAGATTCACCTTCGAGATGCTTCCCGCTGGGTTATATCAAGTCCGTTTTTCCAAAGAGGGCTTTGAGGTGTTGACCCAGGATCATGTGGAAATAAAACCGGACGTTGTGACCGAACTTGACGTGTTGATGGTCCCGAAAATCACGATGACCCAGGAGATCACGGTCACCGAACAGCCCACCAGTGAAGTGGCGGTGGGATCGAGCCCCACGGCCGGCAAGATTACTGAAAAGACCATTGAAACGATACCCCTGAAGGTCAAGAAGATTGAGGAGACCTTGCCGATCATCCCGGGAGTCATTCGAACCGCGGATGGCAAGATCAGTATCAAGGGCGGACAGGAATCACAGAGCACGGTTTTGGTGAACCAGGCGGTCTCCAGCGATCCAGTGACCGGGAACTTTGTCATTAATATCCCTATCGATGCCGTGGAGTCGGTTCAGGTATTTAAGAGTCCTTACCTCTCGGAATATGGCCGGTTTACCGGCGGAGTGACCACGGTTGAAACCAAACCTGCGGGGCCAAAATGGGATTTTTCTTTTAGTGATTTTCTGCCCAGCCCACGGATCAAGGGAGGGAAGATCGTTGGAATAGCCGACGATACCCCACGGCTTTCGTTTGGGGGGCCTTTGTTGAAGGACCGGATCAGTTGGGCCCAGAGTTTTGAATATGACATCATCAAGTCCCCGGTCCGCGGCCTGACCTTTCCTCAGAATGAAATGAAAACGGAAGCATTCAATTCCTATTCCCGGTTCGACTTCACTCTTTCCAACCGGGATATCCTGACCGTGAGTCTGAATGTCTTCCCGGAAACCAAGAACTTCCTGAACCTGAATCATTTCAATCCCCAGGTGGTCACGCCGAATTTCCGCCAACGCGGTTATTCTTTTAATGCCACAGACAATTTCAGCACCAAGTCGGGCGGGCTGTTGACCGGACTGGTCCAGTTCACCAACTTCGACGCCTACATCTGGGGCCAGGGTGTGCAGCCGATGGCGTTGCAACCTCAGACATACAGCGGGAATTACTTTAACATCCAGAATCGGTACAGTGACCGGCTGGAAACGCTCCTGGTCTATACCCTCCCCCCTAAACATGCCTGGGGGACCCATCAAATGAAGTACGGCGGGGGGGTGACCTACTCACGGTACACCGGTTTTTCCCGCTCCCTGCCCGTCGAAGTCCTTCGCCTCGATGGAACACTCGCGGAGAGTGATCAATTTGTTGGAACCGGGAATCTGAGCCAGTCCAATACGGAGTTTGCGGCCTTCTTCCAGGACCAGTGGCTGATTCATTCGCGCTTCCAGCTTGACCTGGGACTTCGATACAACAACCAGACCATCGCCGATGCGGTCAACCTTGCGCCGCGCGCGGGTTTTGCCTTTTCCCCCTTTAAGAATGGAAAGACGGTCCTGCGCGGGGGCTTCGGGCTCTTCTACGACAAGGTCCCGCTCAATGCAACCAATTTCCAGCAGCAGCAGAATCGAGTGGTGACTTTCTTCGGACCCGATGGCCTGACCCCGCTAGGGCCACCGCTGTTTTTCCAAAACGTCATAATTGACGTGGGGCCACGCGGACGAGTGACGGAACAGCGGGAAAATCCCGATTTCAGTTTCACCCCATACAACATCAGCTGGAATATTGAATTCGATCACAACCCCCTTCCATGGGCGAGGGTTCGGTTGAATTTCCTGAAGAGCTATTCGAAGCGACTGTTTATGGTGGAGCCCAGCTTTTCTTCTCCCATCGATCCTGCCACCGTTCTCAGCAACCGGGGACAGGGCCGGTACTATGAGTTCGATACTGTTTTGGAATTCAAATTCCGCAAGAATGACATGCTCACCACCTCGTTTGTACAGAGCAAAGCCCAAGGGGACTTAAACAATTTCAACGCCTTCTACGGAAATACTCCCATTCCACTCCTTCGCCCAAACCAGTATTCCAATCTTCCGTTTGATACTCCGCAGAGGTTCATTTCCTGGGGAATCTTCCACATTCCGTGGGATATGACCCTCTCCCCAATCTTTGAGGCACGACGCGGATTCCCCTATTCCGTGGTCGATGAAATTCAGAACTTTATCGGCATCCGAAACGCCGATAACACCCGCTTCCCGGCATTCTTTGCCCTGGACCTCGCCGTCTCAAAGGAGTTCAGGGTGTGGAGGAAATACCGGGCAAAGATCACCGGTAAGGTCTTTAATTTGACCGACCATTTCAATCCCCGGGATGTGCAAAACAATCTTGCCTCGCCCCAGTTTGGGCAATTCTTCAGTGACCTCCGCCGTTTCTATGGCGCAGACTTTGAGATTGTATGGTGAGAGAAGCGGGCAGCCGCTTCGAACCCGCAGGTTTTGAGTCCTTTCCTTCCCGCTAACCTTTGCCAACTCCCCGCCTCGGCGGTAAATCCCTCTTTCTCAATCCAAGCTTCATCCGGTTGGTGAGGAGGCCATGACGCGTGACGGGGCGCCGAGGGCGTTCGAGTTGGGTATGGCAGGCCAGACGCGCGGCAAGCTCGTGCTGCGTGGTGCCGAGTCTGCTGTCGCGTGGAAATTAGGGAAGGGGCTTCTGAAGAGGATGTCTAACCCATCTGGTCTCGAGACCACCGTGTCTGTCAACGATGAAGCCAGGAAAGTTGTCAACCTGGGCCCTCCACCGGTGAGGAGGGCCTCCCTGGTTTCAATAGTCCTTTCGACGCCTACGTGCGTTGGGCGTAGTCGTCCTGATCGCACACCCAGTACATCCCGCCGGGGCGTTCGGATGACTTGATAAACTGGGTCGCCACCATGTTTTGCCCGCACTGAGGGCACGGTTTATTATAACGAGTGATTTCCCGGTTGGCCATGCTGGCGCGGGCCGTTTTTGAAATCTTTTTTTCTGCCATAATTCTCTGCTCCTTTTTTGCTATCCGACTGGAGTGCTTCGGGTTTTTAAATCGTGTTTGAATTAAGGGTTATGACAAGCGGCTTTGACAAACTCCTGCCGCTGCCCATTGGAAAGTGCGTCAGATTCCTTCGGTACTAAACCTCATCTCCACACAAACTGGCAAGCTTGGTGGTCAATCTCGGATCGAATTGCCTGACGAAAGAGGCAACCTCTCTGCCGGCATCCCGAACTTGATCATCGCCACCCCGGTGCAAGGCATGAATCGCCTTTCTGCGCAGGCGTGACAGCTTTCTCTTTGAGTTTCGATCTGAAATAATGACCGTGCAATGTGACAGGGCCAGGCGAATAACGTGTTCCAGGGAGGACGGGGAAGTTTGAAAACTCGCGGGAACATTCAGACCTTTTGGCCTTACGACACCAAACATAACTTTGCCTCCTTGATTGAGCTTCTTACCACGTCCGACCTCCGAAACCGATGTCCCAGGCTTCTGGTCAGGACCGTGGGGACGGAACCTTAAAGGTGATCCACGACTTCCGGCAATCGCAGTAGTAGAGCAGGTACTGGAAACCCGATTTCGAATCCGTAACCACCCGGCATTTATCTCCACATCTGCACATGACTGACCTCCGCCTCTCGCCCTTTCAAGGTGGGCAACCTTGCTACCAACGGATTCTGCTTGCCTAATTGAAACTTGTGAACGGGCTTTGTATTTGGTGGCTACCCTGTCAAGAACTTGCCCAACATCAATCTCACCTCCCTTACTATGCAACACATGTGCCAATGCGGATTATTTTTGTAACTGTAATTACTACAGCTCCTTAACGGCGTTGAGGGAAGAAAGCACTTGGAGGGGATGATACGGTTTGAAACACCTGAAGGACGGCTGTGTTCGGATTGCAATCAGGCTGAATATTGCGGCGTGGGGCAGGCATCGTATCCGTCTTCGCGGGCGATGCATGGAGACCTGGTTCAAGGGCTCGCGTGGATCCTTGTCCTGTCTAAAATGTCTGTAATGAGTAAGTTCGTCCTCACTTTTTGGATCGTCTTGTGAGGCAGACGTCCCGTCTGCCTGAATAGTGATGTGAGACCATGCCCCTTCGCAGGCGATCGGTTTTGCGCTAGCCATCCACACCCGGTGACGAGGGAATGGTGGATCGAACTCGGGGGGAAAACTCGGCGAAATAATATCATGCCGCTGAAAAAGAGACTGGAAATCTACTATTGGGATTTCGCTAAACTGAGGATCTCAGCAAAGTGCTTGTCCTTGTCTTCCCTTTCTTTGAAACGGATGATCGTGGGCCCTGCTCAGTATCCGCTCGGATGGATCATTGTGGTCGTGCTCGATCGCTTAGGCCTGTGGGAAATTCACACCTGGAAAAATAAAAGGGACAGCCACCTGTTTCCGGATCTGCTCACGAGGAAACCGGTTGCTGTCCCTCTCCTCTATCCTGCCCCTGTTTTCTATCACACACCCCGATAGATCAGGGTATGCGCCGCCCAGTCCATCATCAAAATCTAATTGCCCCTCTGTTTCAGCGCGTTCTCGATCACCTTTTGAAAAACGCTAAACGACACCGCGCCCGGCACCGGCCTTCCGTTGACAATGAACAGCGGAGTTCCCTGGATATTGAGGGCGCCCGCCTCCTCCATGTCCGCCTGCACACGAGACAGACTGGACTTGTTGTCGAAGCATTTCTCGAACTCAGTCAGATCAATTTTTGTTTTGGTGAGGGCTCCCAACGCCGTGGCCTTCACATTCTCCGGTTTGATGGATGACTGGTTTTCGAAGAAGGTACGGTAGAGGATCCAGAAGGCGTCATTTCCCTGCTGAAAAGCGCACATCCCTGCAATGGCCGCGGTCTGAGCCCAAGGATGACTGGGCAGAGGATAATTCTTGTAGACCAGTTTCACCTTATCCCCATACTGTTTGAGCACCTGGTCCTCGAGGGTGTGGTAGGCCTGGCCGCACATGGGGCATTCAAAATCGGAGTATTCGACGATGGTCACCCCGGCACTCCTGCTGCCCTTCACCGGCGAGGTCCCCAGGTTAATCTCCTTCATCTTTTGTGCAAACGGATCCACGGAGAGGTCGAATATCTGAGGCATCAGGGCGAACTTATTGTCGGGCGTTACCAGGACCTCCAGCCGGTGGGGAGTATTCACTCCATCGTTGGCTTCGACCGTGACCGTGTCCAGACCCATCAGCTTCGAAGAACTCCTGCCCACCACAGTCAATTCGATCTCCGGGGAAACATTGAAGGTTGACCGCAGATGATCCGCAATGCGCTGGTTGACCAGGTCGGTCCCCTGCCCCGAAGCCGGGCCTGAGGTCGCGAGCTTTGGAGCTACCTTAGCGGCCGCACCTTTTGACCCCGCCGAGGTGGAAGGCTTGACCGGCGGCTTGGTTTGAGCCTGCGGTGCACCCAACGCCATGCTCGTCAAAAGAAGCAATGCAGCGATCACACAAATGCCAAAGACAAGAGCCCATTTTCTGAAATAATCTCTCATGGTTAAGACATGCTCCCTTCCCTTGTACACCGGAAGAGTTCCTCCAATTCATCATGGGATCTAGAAGAAGCGGGTTGGCAATGACCTTCCGCCCCACTCCTCCATTCAGTATCTCACATTTCCGAATTTGCGTTCGTCAATGGCGGGAAAAACTCTTCCCTACTTCTTAGCCTCTTTTGCCCGCCAACGGATGTCCTCAGCCATTTCCTTGATCTCCGTCAAATCTCGTTGCATCTCGCTCCAGCCATACCAGAGGGCATAATCCGGGCTGGCGTGGAAGGTTCCCTGAAAGGTTCTCATGCGATGTTCCATGAACATGACGAAAAGTTTCTGCTCAACCACGGTGGGGGCGTCGTGGAACGCCAGCAGATCAGGAAAAGCAAACGAATAGCTCCTGGGCTTTTGAAGCAGGCCCTCTTTATAGAGCCCCGCCACCACTCGAATCGCTTCGGCCATGACATGATCCGCTTCCTTGATCATCTGATCTCCCTTGGCGAGTTCTCCTTTCGCAAAATTGACGGAGTGGCACTGGTGGCAGGTGGTGGTCATCTTGTCGCGTTCCTTTTGCCAGTCCTCTTCGGTGAGACGAGCGACTCCAGCCCCTTTCACGACCTCCAAGCGCCCGGTAGGTTTGCCCTCCGGATCCAGCACGCCCAGCGCTTCCAGGAGGGTTGCCCGGTCTGCGGCCCACTTCTTATCTTCCGGCATCGGCAGCCGGACGGCGAGAAACCCCCAGGCCGTGCGGACCCCGTGGTCGCCATTTTGCATATGGCAGGTCTGGCAGGTCGGGGCCGCAGCGGTCGGAGGCAACGCTCCCTCCTGTTTGAGCAAAGAACGGACACCATGCTTGGAGCCCGAGTACATCTCCCATTGGGGATGGTCAAAACCCATATGGCATGTCTGACAGGCCTGTGGCTGTCGGGCCTCTTTGACTGAGAATGTATGTCGAGTGTGACAGGCATCGCACGAGGCCACGCCGAACCCATTGCCCGCTGCCTTCAGTTCTCTGATTTCCGCATCGGTTTTCACGCCGATTTCATGACACCCCCCACATCCCTTCTTACCCTCTATCAATGCCATCGGTTGATAGTGAAACGTCGGCATCGCCTTCATCGCAGCCCATGCGACCGCATGCTTTCCTTTAGCGAACTGGAGAACCCGATCCTGGTGGCACTTTCCACAGGTTCCGAGGGTGGGTATTTCAGCCTTTGCGTAATCGTCGGCTGTCCGGTGCTCGCTGCCGTGGCAGAGGGAACATGTCACAGCGTTCTGGCTATGCTTGCTCAATTGCCAGTCCGAAACGATGTTCGGGGTTACCTTCTTGTGGCATTCCACACAGTCTTGTCCCCAAGACAAGGCCCCAGGAAGGCAGAGAATTCCCAAAAAAAGAGTGGTTCGGAGCATCAGTGAACGCATAAGGCCTCCTTCGTCGTATGAACAAAATGTCTTTAAATCCGGGCATTCCTGAGGACTGTCGAGGACCAGGAGAAGGTCTTGAAACGACAATGGTCAACTATTCGTGCTCGATGGCCGTTTCTTCGATTTCGACCTGCATAAAATGGAAGATTCTATGGTCCCAACTCATTTGGACAGATAGACCCTGGGCGCAACTTGGGTCCTTCAACATGGCTTTCCGCGCATGCAGCCCTCTAGAGATCATTGAACTGCAAAAGATTCTAGCTCACTCGCTCCACCCATGCCAAGGCGAAGTTCATCAATGGCACAGAACAATAAAAATTCATTTTGCGCAGGGACTATCCTTAGGGTAACTTTTCGGAGAGAATGGAGTCGGTGGATACCCGATCTTCTCTCTCGACGACCCAGGACTGGAGCCGGCATGAATTCTTTTGAAGATTTCCGGGGCAATGAAACGATCGTGCGAACCCTCCGCCAGGCCTTGGAGAGCAAACGGTTTCCGGACTCCCTGCTTTTTGCGGGCAGTGAAGGGGTCGGCAAACGTACCCTTGCGCTGATGTTGGCCAAGGCTCTCAACTGCCTGGAAGTAGAAGGGGCCTTCTGCAACCACTGCGCCAGCTGTACAAAGATTGATGCGGGCACGCACCCGGACGTGGCGGTGGTCGCGGTGTTGGAAGAAAAGCACTTTCTGCAGATCGATCAACTTCGCCAGGCACGAAAGGACGTCTTTTATCAGCCATTCGAGGGTCGTTACCGGGTGATCATTATCGATGAAGCCGACCGAATGAGGGATGATGGAGCCAACTCGATTCTGAAGATGCTTGAAGAGCCTCCCCCCTCCACAAAGATCATCCTGCTCACCGCCAGGTATCATTCCCTGTTGCCGACGGTCAGGTCGCGATGCCAGATTTTCTCTTTTGCCCCCGTTCCATTGTCCATGGTGCGCCAGTTTCTTGCAGATCGTTCAGACCTCACGACAGAGGACCGCGACCTGTGCGCTCGCCTCGCCCAGGGCAGTCTCGGCAGGGCCCTCAGTCTCGATCTGGAGTCATTCCGCTCCCTGCGATCGGAGGTCATGGAACTCCTCCAAGCCTCCCTCATGACCCATTCCGCCGAGGGCATCATAGAGGCCGCCGACGTTCTGGGGAAAAAGAAGGAGCATTTCGAAGAACGACTGGATATCCTTTATCTTCTGTTCCAGGATTTGTTCTACTTGATTCATCAGGCTCCGGAGGAGCAAATAACCAATATTGACCTCCTCTCGTCCCTCCAAAAGCTTTCGAAATTGGTTCCCCCGCCCTCGATTCCGGACATCTTCTTCAAACTGGATGCGATCAGTTCCGGGCTGAGGATCAACGTCAACCGCCTGATTGCCCTTGAGGATCTTGCCTTTCTGCTCACCCGTATCCCCTCGGCCAGTTCAATTCGCTCCCCCGAGCGGGAGGCTTGAATCCATCCCAAAGCACCCTGTGTGACAACAATTTTTGTTGCTGCTCCCAAGCCCCTGTGATAGAATTTTGCCAATTTCACATTCGTGATTCGAGCACAGTGGAAGCGTGTTGGGAGTAAATGAGGAGTCCGAAGCGACCCTATCTGCCTCGAAAATTGAAATCCGTCAACTAACGCATATTTGGTGAGCTTCCGCGAAAGTGGAATGAATTAATACCGTTTCTCGTTCTAAGCTTTACTTACATCATCAAGCGTCTTCATATTTATCTCGACCGAATGATTAACCTGCGAAGCGTCAAGTGCATCCAAACGGATGAAGGAGTGTGAGAGGTGAATCGAAAACTAATTCGTCCCTCATTGGCAGACATCAAGGACCGTTCCAGCGAGCGGGAGATCCGGCAACCGAATCAAGGCCGGGATACCCAGCCGCGAAGGAAGCCAGTCCCCCCCGAGCAGACGAACGCCGAGAATTTTTATTACGTCAAGCAAATGCAGAATAAGACTCCCATGGTGTTGGTTCTCACCGAGGGCGAAGTCCTGCGGGGCACCATTGAGTGGTACGACAAGCGCTGTCTCAAGCTGAATCGTCCCACGGAGCCCAATATGCTGCTGATGAAACATGCCATCCGCTACATGTACAAGGAAAACGAAGACAAGGCGGGCGATGACTAAGCCCGTGGTCGCTTTGACACTCGGCGACCCTGCGGGCATTGGACCAGAGATCGCACTAAAGGCCCTGCGTAAGAGAAATCTTTCCCAACACGTCAACCTGGTACTGGTTGGAGATCTTTTTGTTCTCGAAGACGCCGCGCGCAGTTTTTCCACGGCCCCGAACCTCCCTCAATTTTCCACCATCGAAGAGGTTGCTGATCGAGGAACCTATCCCTGCCTGTTGGATCTGAAGCATCGCCGGTTTAATATTTTACCCGGCCGCATTGACGCCCGGTGCGGGCGGATGTCGATTGACTACGTGAAAACGGCCGCCGACCTGGCCGCTGCTGGAAAAATTGACGGGATCG includes:
- a CDS encoding SDR family NAD(P)-dependent oxidoreductase, with product MHRSAGKRIIITGGTSGIGAALVREFAQRGAHVGTLARREPELQRLCQELRTRFPRQIFCCQPADVRKEDELEAAMEALTLGLGGLDIVIANSGIGERKSAFSSHQWELARETLSVNVLGAIHTLEIAKNYFLKHQQAGQLVGMSSVAAARGFPRSAAYCTSKAALAMYLEAIRGELAGGGIDVISVHPGFIRTPMTAQVRSMPWLMDAEPAARRIAQAIEMRKKRYIFPAPMRVVYWFLKHVPDRMYDYWCTDRGHGRQKVDVKMPGEGMD
- a CDS encoding universal stress protein → MSPFGLRTILCPVDFSDLSALALKYAVDFRKCSGGDLLILFANPFLPPPQLTGPQIDQLAEAWNESKRSTEQYLASFVEKQLGEAPTGIELIVVESPPVNAIVETAGLRTVDLIVMGTHGQGGETRMLLGSVAERVLRESGCPVLTVRLKKEKTKTPAAIRNILVPINFSVVSRMALVSAGRIAECFGATVSVLRAIEPFEEPCNEADEMTRLQAWVPPEIRKKCEIQEFVIKGEGAERIVSFAEEEKIDLIVLGAQHRKFFDSTIVGTTTLRVVRHAPCPVFTLIRK
- a CDS encoding carboxypeptidase regulatory-like domain-containing protein, which codes for MKLDSTLRSIAVVLCILLSSLSLVAQSPVVPKYGSISGTLIDANSKPVIDAKVEVSQDQFASVFKSLNSNEKGRFTFEMLPAGLYQVRFSKEGFEVLTQDHVEIKPDVVTELDVLMVPKITMTQEITVTEQPTSEVAVGSSPTAGKITEKTIETIPLKVKKIEETLPIIPGVIRTADGKISIKGGQESQSTVLVNQAVSSDPVTGNFVINIPIDAVESVQVFKSPYLSEYGRFTGGVTTVETKPAGPKWDFSFSDFLPSPRIKGGKIVGIADDTPRLSFGGPLLKDRISWAQSFEYDIIKSPVRGLTFPQNEMKTEAFNSYSRFDFTLSNRDILTVSLNVFPETKNFLNLNHFNPQVVTPNFRQRGYSFNATDNFSTKSGGLLTGLVQFTNFDAYIWGQGVQPMALQPQTYSGNYFNIQNRYSDRLETLLVYTLPPKHAWGTHQMKYGGGVTYSRYTGFSRSLPVEVLRLDGTLAESDQFVGTGNLSQSNTEFAAFFQDQWLIHSRFQLDLGLRYNNQTIADAVNLAPRAGFAFSPFKNGKTVLRGGFGLFYDKVPLNATNFQQQQNRVVTFFGPDGLTPLGPPLFFQNVIIDVGPRGRVTEQRENPDFSFTPYNISWNIEFDHNPLPWARVRLNFLKSYSKRLFMVEPSFSSPIDPATVLSNRGQGRYYEFDTVLEFKFRKNDMLTTSFVQSKAQGDLNNFNAFYGNTPIPLLRPNQYSNLPFDTPQRFISWGIFHIPWDMTLSPIFEARRGFPYSVVDEIQNFIGIRNADNTRFPAFFALDLAVSKEFRVWRKYRAKITGKVFNLTDHFNPRDVQNNLASPQFGQFFSDLRRFYGADFEIVW
- a CDS encoding DsbA family protein, with the protein product MRDYFRKWALVFGICVIAALLLLTSMALGAPQAQTKPPVKPSTSAGSKGAAAKVAPKLATSGPASGQGTDLVNQRIADHLRSTFNVSPEIELTVVGRSSSKLMGLDTVTVEANDGVNTPHRLEVLVTPDNKFALMPQIFDLSVDPFAQKMKEINLGTSPVKGSRSAGVTIVEYSDFECPMCGQAYHTLEDQVLKQYGDKVKLVYKNYPLPSHPWAQTAAIAGMCAFQQGNDAFWILYRTFFENQSSIKPENVKATALGALTKTKIDLTEFEKCFDNKSSLSRVQADMEEAGALNIQGTPLFIVNGRPVPGAVSFSVFQKVIENALKQRGN
- a CDS encoding cytochrome C → MLRTTLFLGILCLPGALSWGQDCVECHKKVTPNIVSDWQLSKHSQNAVTCSLCHGSEHRTADDYAKAEIPTLGTCGKCHQDRVLQFAKGKHAVAWAAMKAMPTFHYQPMALIEGKKGCGGCHEIGVKTDAEIRELKAAGNGFGVASCDACHTRHTFSVKEARQPQACQTCHMGFDHPQWEMYSGSKHGVRSLLKQEGALPPTAAAPTCQTCHMQNGDHGVRTAWGFLAVRLPMPEDKKWAADRATLLEALGVLDPEGKPTGRLEVVKGAGVARLTEEDWQKERDKMTTTCHQCHSVNFAKGELAKGDQMIKEADHVMAEAIRVVAGLYKEGLLQKPRSYSFAFPDLLAFHDAPTVVEQKLFVMFMEHRMRTFQGTFHASPDYALWYGWSEMQRDLTEIKEMAEDIRWRAKEAKK
- the holB gene encoding DNA polymerase III subunit delta' — protein: MNSFEDFRGNETIVRTLRQALESKRFPDSLLFAGSEGVGKRTLALMLAKALNCLEVEGAFCNHCASCTKIDAGTHPDVAVVAVLEEKHFLQIDQLRQARKDVFYQPFEGRYRVIIIDEADRMRDDGANSILKMLEEPPPSTKIILLTARYHSLLPTVRSRCQIFSFAPVPLSMVRQFLADRSDLTTEDRDLCARLAQGSLGRALSLDLESFRSLRSEVMELLQASLMTHSAEGIIEAADVLGKKKEHFEERLDILYLLFQDLFYLIHQAPEEQITNIDLLSSLQKLSKLVPPPSIPDIFFKLDAISSGLRINVNRLIALEDLAFLLTRIPSASSIRSPEREA
- a CDS encoding RNA chaperone Hfq, which gives rise to MQNKTPMVLVLTEGEVLRGTIEWYDKRCLKLNRPTEPNMLLMKHAIRYMYKENEDKAGDD